A genomic segment from Aegilops tauschii subsp. strangulata cultivar AL8/78 chromosome 1, Aet v6.0, whole genome shotgun sequence encodes:
- the LOC109741063 gene encoding probable hexosyltransferase MUCI70 isoform X1, with protein MSGGASLGLRTSGSYGSLQQPNGQSPSPSPPVAVRKPAKMSLGGGGPGAGGRGGERLLFARICMFAGRRRRMLLLLLVAVALVVCFLFSSLVSKDEVAAPGTETMLGLSDHVRSFVNPVWTSSLSGNDLNTTLPTVKQPDIGHEKVQGLSRSFPPAIHLEHHPCENFSFSPPPIDRKRTGPRPCPVCYVPVDQALALMPAAPTASPILQSLNYLSEDNLVLKESNSGSLFGGYPSLEQRDMSFDIKDSMTVHCGFVRGKIPGLNTGFDVDEADLSEMRQCQGTVVASAIFGYYDIMQQPENISEFSKDTVCFFMFLDEETEAAIKNTTAVDNMKKIGLWRVVVVHNLPYSDARRNGKIPKLLLHRLFPNARYSLWIDGKLKLVKDPYQLLERFLWRKNVSFAISRHYRRFDVFEEAEANKAGGKYDNASIDNQIEFYKREGLTHYSSAKLPITSDVPEGCVIIREHIPITNLFTCLWFNEVDRFTSRDQISFSTVRDKIRSRVNWTADMFLDCERRDFVVQAYHRELMEQRLAALRSQPPPPPLPPPPPPVVHAQQPRKMLPDSASKEPGRASKKPAGRRSRKSGSKRSHRTKASSGKDPIRL; from the exons ATGAGCGGCGGGGCGTCGCTGGGGCTCAGGACGTCCGGGAGCTATGGGTCCCTGCAGCAGCCCAACGGCCAGTCCCCCTCCCCGTCGCCGCCGGTGGCGGTCCGCAAGCCCGCGAAGATgtccctcggcggcggcggccccgGCGCCGGCGGCCGCGGAGGCGAGCGCCTCCTCTTCGCCCGGATCTGCATGTTCgcgggccgccgccgccggatgctcctgctcctcctcgtcgccgtcgctctCGTCGTCTGCTTCCTCTTCTCATCACTTGTCAGTAAAG ATGAAGTTGCAGCACCTGGTACCGAGACCATGCTGGGATTATCTGATCATGTCCGGAGCTTTGTAAATCCTGTATGGACATCTTCTTTGAGTGGAAATGATTTGAATACAACATTACCAACAGTAAAACAGCCGGACATCGGTCATGAAAAGGTTCAGGGTCTTTCACGGAGTTTCCCGCCAGCTATTCACCTGGAGCACCATCCTTGTGAAAATTTCTCATTTTCTCCTCCACCTATTGATAGGAAACGTACTGGACCACGGC CATGTCCTGTTTGTTATGTGCCTGTTGACCAGGCCCTGGCATTGATGCCAGCTGCTCCAACAGCATCACCTATCCTTCAAAGTTTAAATTATTTGTCTGAAGACAATTTGGTACTCAAAGAGTCCAACAGTGGTTCTTTGTTTGGTGGTTATCCATCTCTGGAACAACGAGATATGTCTTTTGACATAAAAGACTCGATGACAGTACATTGTGG ATTTGTGAGAGGGAAGATACCTGGTCTCAATACTGGATTCGATGTAGATGAAGCTGATCTGTCTGAGATGCGGCAGTGCCAGGGGACAGTTGTTGCTTCTGCTATTTTCG GGTATTATGATATAATGCAACAACCAGAAAACATCAGTGAATTTTCAAAAGATACTGTTTGCTTCTTCATGTTTCTGGATGAAGAAACAGAAGCTGCAATAAAGAACACCACTGCTGTTGATAATATGAAAAAAATCGGGCTGTGGCGGGTGGTTGTTGTCCACAACCTTCCTTATTCGGATGCAAGGCGGAATGGAAAG ATTCCAAAACTATTACTTCATCGGCTCTTTCCTAATGCGCGGTATTCACTCTGGATCGATGGGAAACTTAAACTTGTGAAGGATCCTTATCAGCTATTAGAGAG ATTCTTATGGAGGAAAAATGTGAGCTTCGCTATTTCCAGGCATTATAGACGCTTTGACGTCTTTGAGGAAGCTGAGGCGAACAAGGCTGGTGGGAAGTATGATAATGCTTCAATCGACAACCAAATAGAGTTCTACAAGAGAGAGGGCTTAACCCATTATTCATCAGCTAAGCTTCCTATCACAAGCG ATGTCCCTGAGGGCTGTGTAATAATAAGAGAGCACATACCCATCACCAATCTCTTCACATGCCTTTGGTTTAATGAAGTTGACCGCTTCACCTCAAGAGATCAGATAAGCTTCAGCACAGTGAGGGATAAAATAAGGTCAAGAGTTAATTGGACTGCAGACATGTTCCTGGATTGCGAAAGGCGCGATTTTGTTGTTCAG GCATACCACAGAGAACTCATGGAGCAAAGGCTGGCTGCCTTACGGAGCCAGCCTCCGCCGCCTCCACTGCCTCCACCGCCCCCTCCGGTGGTGCATGCGCAGCAACCTCGAAAGATGCTCCCAGACAGCGCATCAAAGGAACCTGGGAGAGCTTCCAAGAAGCCAGCAGGGAGGCGCTCACGGAAATCAGGCTCGAAACGGTCCCATCGAACAAAAGCCTCCAGCGGGAAGGATCCCATTCGACTGTAA
- the LOC109741063 gene encoding probable hexosyltransferase MUCI70 isoform X2, producing MLGLSDHVRSFVNPVWTSSLSGNDLNTTLPTVKQPDIGHEKVQGLSRSFPPAIHLEHHPCENFSFSPPPIDRKRTGPRPCPVCYVPVDQALALMPAAPTASPILQSLNYLSEDNLVLKESNSGSLFGGYPSLEQRDMSFDIKDSMTVHCGFVRGKIPGLNTGFDVDEADLSEMRQCQGTVVASAIFGYYDIMQQPENISEFSKDTVCFFMFLDEETEAAIKNTTAVDNMKKIGLWRVVVVHNLPYSDARRNGKIPKLLLHRLFPNARYSLWIDGKLKLVKDPYQLLERFLWRKNVSFAISRHYRRFDVFEEAEANKAGGKYDNASIDNQIEFYKREGLTHYSSAKLPITSDVPEGCVIIREHIPITNLFTCLWFNEVDRFTSRDQISFSTVRDKIRSRVNWTADMFLDCERRDFVVQAYHRELMEQRLAALRSQPPPPPLPPPPPPVVHAQQPRKMLPDSASKEPGRASKKPAGRRSRKSGSKRSHRTKASSGKDPIRL from the exons ATGCTGGGATTATCTGATCATGTCCGGAGCTTTGTAAATCCTGTATGGACATCTTCTTTGAGTGGAAATGATTTGAATACAACATTACCAACAGTAAAACAGCCGGACATCGGTCATGAAAAGGTTCAGGGTCTTTCACGGAGTTTCCCGCCAGCTATTCACCTGGAGCACCATCCTTGTGAAAATTTCTCATTTTCTCCTCCACCTATTGATAGGAAACGTACTGGACCACGGC CATGTCCTGTTTGTTATGTGCCTGTTGACCAGGCCCTGGCATTGATGCCAGCTGCTCCAACAGCATCACCTATCCTTCAAAGTTTAAATTATTTGTCTGAAGACAATTTGGTACTCAAAGAGTCCAACAGTGGTTCTTTGTTTGGTGGTTATCCATCTCTGGAACAACGAGATATGTCTTTTGACATAAAAGACTCGATGACAGTACATTGTGG ATTTGTGAGAGGGAAGATACCTGGTCTCAATACTGGATTCGATGTAGATGAAGCTGATCTGTCTGAGATGCGGCAGTGCCAGGGGACAGTTGTTGCTTCTGCTATTTTCG GGTATTATGATATAATGCAACAACCAGAAAACATCAGTGAATTTTCAAAAGATACTGTTTGCTTCTTCATGTTTCTGGATGAAGAAACAGAAGCTGCAATAAAGAACACCACTGCTGTTGATAATATGAAAAAAATCGGGCTGTGGCGGGTGGTTGTTGTCCACAACCTTCCTTATTCGGATGCAAGGCGGAATGGAAAG ATTCCAAAACTATTACTTCATCGGCTCTTTCCTAATGCGCGGTATTCACTCTGGATCGATGGGAAACTTAAACTTGTGAAGGATCCTTATCAGCTATTAGAGAG ATTCTTATGGAGGAAAAATGTGAGCTTCGCTATTTCCAGGCATTATAGACGCTTTGACGTCTTTGAGGAAGCTGAGGCGAACAAGGCTGGTGGGAAGTATGATAATGCTTCAATCGACAACCAAATAGAGTTCTACAAGAGAGAGGGCTTAACCCATTATTCATCAGCTAAGCTTCCTATCACAAGCG ATGTCCCTGAGGGCTGTGTAATAATAAGAGAGCACATACCCATCACCAATCTCTTCACATGCCTTTGGTTTAATGAAGTTGACCGCTTCACCTCAAGAGATCAGATAAGCTTCAGCACAGTGAGGGATAAAATAAGGTCAAGAGTTAATTGGACTGCAGACATGTTCCTGGATTGCGAAAGGCGCGATTTTGTTGTTCAG GCATACCACAGAGAACTCATGGAGCAAAGGCTGGCTGCCTTACGGAGCCAGCCTCCGCCGCCTCCACTGCCTCCACCGCCCCCTCCGGTGGTGCATGCGCAGCAACCTCGAAAGATGCTCCCAGACAGCGCATCAAAGGAACCTGGGAGAGCTTCCAAGAAGCCAGCAGGGAGGCGCTCACGGAAATCAGGCTCGAAACGGTCCCATCGAACAAAAGCCTCCAGCGGGAAGGATCCCATTCGACTGTAA